The sequence AAAGACATTTTGAAATTGGAGGAAGAAATCAAATGCTGTAAGTCAAAATAGATGATACATCTGCTTTTAAGTGGACACTCTTATAATATACATGCAAGCCTTAATATGTTAAGTTAATTATTAGTTTTAATGTTGTTATATAACAGATGGCTCATCTATTTTCTCAAACAATAGTTTTATTGAGGAAATCACGTATttcataaattaatatttcaatctttcgtcatcctcgatactacagggctttcgatcacttacgatctctacacccctggactatctcatagtgaaattgaaggcagctcagcggaaaacatttgaccaatcacaggctagcaaagatttcctttgaagactacagagagagcgacgcctaacatctaagccacacagtcaaccacagtgtaccgttatacggctcttttgatgtacatcaaatgactaaattacctgttctattctgttgcctccagttttactatgagatagtccaggggtgtatagatcgaaagtgatcggaacctctggagtatcgaggatgatcttTCGTACGAGATCGAGAAATTTTATTACGcggttttttttcatcttttattgCATTTTAAGGACTTACAAATTCTCATATTAAATCAAGGACTTACACATTATCATGTTTATGACGTTATgagtttttttaatgtttgcCCTTATACcttattatgattttaattcAATGGCCTTATATGCCAAATGCCATGCTTTTATCACAAAGTGTGGTATTCCTTTGACTTTGATTTATTTGCAGAAGTACTTTTAAAACTCCTGTTAAacttgtacaaatatatatatatatatatatttttttcacaaattgcAGCCAAGCCATCACAGGATGGATCAGTATCTTTTGGAATTGGTGTTTACGCGCTGAATGTCAAATTCAATATTCCGACCGACATCATGCCTTCATTCGAGAGCAACAGAGGATTTATTCGTTATTATCTGTCTGTCAGAGGCATCGTTGATGAGAAGCCTATCATTTTATTTCTACAGAAGATTAAAATTGTCGTGCCAATAGACTTAAGCAAAGATCCAGAGAACATGGTAGGGTGGTGTGAATCATTTAAGCATAACACTATTTTTTTGGAATATAATGGTTAATATAGATGCCAAAGCTTTGCAGCTAATCTCCATAATGCGCGCGAACGCAATATGCAAAGTTCCAGCATCTATATtgttaatacatgtagatgccaAAAAAGACAGTCGActtttcatatttacattattttctcattttcgGTTCAATTTTCTAAAGGTTTTAAGATTAGAAAAAACAGTTATTTACGATATTAATCATACTTCATTCGGTGGAACATCCATTTCGACAGTGATCAGTTGACGTTACCATGTtgacattagtgacgtcataatggtcaggTTTTGGACGTCATGTATATTCTAATAGGCGTCTTTGTGACTTTTGATCACGACGGTATTCACCATTACAACAGATACCTAGTAATAGACATTATTCAATACatcaaaaaaaatattcctCTTAATCCTGAAGCTATCCGGGtagaatacatatttaattatcaACAAATTCATGAGCATCAAGTACATGCCTccaaataaatcaaaatgacaCATTTCTTTGGGGGAGCTccgatggccgagtggttaagttgTCCCGCGAagtattaccacaagccctatACCTCTTAATCGCGACTTCGAATCATGTGTGTGGTAGTTACCTGATACTGACTGCTgtcggtgggttttttttctggtactccggctttcctctacCATTTAAATCTGGCACAGTTTTCAATGACCCCGTCGGTAAATAGGACGTTTGACCTAACATTCCCTTGATTTCTGAAAGAGTAGGCTCAGCAGGtatgttataaatgatatgaCATGAAAAACTCCAGTCTTAAATTGATACGTTGTAACCAGCAATTTTGTATCTTTGGTTCGGATTATTAGATTaatatcctattaacagtttTGTCATGTAAAAACTTGTGTGCATGTGTGGATGTAGTATGTTTTGGGGAGACGGTGgtattcttgttgtgtcttcttgtttagtCGAACTGTCCTTTTTATTATGCTATATCTCTGAATCATGACAATGAAGACTCCAAGCAACAAACCCCACCaggtaacattatactgacaacaggcaaaccagtcgtcccactcccattTATGCTGGACACTCAGCTGCTGGATACAGACTATGGTGTGTATTTGAACATATACATTCCGTTCAACAATGTTAATGACATCTATTTCTTAATTCAGCTGAATTTAAACCATAGTGAAAAcgcacttaaaaaaaaaatgtattcatttTCAAAGCTTCTTacaagacatacaaaacaatatgttactttcattttaatttgaCTATCCGTTCTTTTAATGGACAGGAATGGGACGTCCACATAAAAGCATCTTAAGATGAGCAAAATCTCGCGCAATACAGTGTAAATAGAAAATTCAGGGTTAAACTGGTATAGTTCAGGATATTTTCActcattttaaaaatagtttATACAAACGGAACTTGCCCACATCCCGCGGTACGTATTCGCTGTCCCTACGTAGGGATGTCCAAGTTAAGTTATCCTAGGTTTCAGCACGTACTTGAAAGTACAGCAGGTACTCCTACAAACAGCTTTAagaatgtgtatgatttttGCGATACAGAATTGTCGAGTCTCCggagaaataccatattattTCACCAATATCCAGTCCCGAATAACTTTCAACCTTCAAGAATGTTCTCGAGTAGTTTTATCCCGAAAACATAAgtggaaaataataaaattttgataaatacatAGACATTATGTTACTGGgatggtgattgatttaaatAGTTTACATGCCAGAAATTTGATAAAAACGTCAAGtcaattatttcatgttacGATGTACAATACGCTTCAAAGGAGGTTGATATATGCTTTGTATTCTTGACTATGAACGATGCTCCTACGCCGACAGAatataaacgatactcatcatctgaacaacaattggtgtatatgtatgtctaattaacataaaaaatattataaactaatttattttgCGTTTGGTGCAAGCGAAATGAATacatcatttcatataggattgAGTGTCACggaatattttcgggatgtaattaattttttttttacttgaagtaaaattagaagcccaaacttttcaatggtggtaatggtgtaaagtaagtaacttttgtaacttaagaaaaatacttaatcgtctgctcctgtctttgatagtgaaaaaataccatttgtcagcgatggagaaTCTTTAAGTGTCATATAATCCTGAGAAATAATATCAGAGTTGGATAGTTTGGCTGTAGTCTTTGTCTGAGAGTGGTGTTTCTTGTCCATGCAGGTACCTCTACGGTTCATTGAACATCAAGATGTCGTTGCTTGTTGCTGCTCTGCCGGAAAACTACTGGGGAGGCTGGAGATTGATAGAAGAGCCTACATCCCAGGAGAGCATATCGAAGTCAAGGGGATGATTACGAATCACACGAAAAAGAAAATGAAGTTCACCAAATCTTCGCTGACTTTGGTAAATATTGACAAGATTTTCTCAGTCATTGTTGGTTGCACagcaacaaaaatgtttgtgtcGGCAAAAGAAATCGCGTGTTTCTTTGGAACTAGTAAGGCtgttaagaaataaaaaaaatagttttctcATGAATCGAAAAATTTATTACGTATTCTTAAGAATAAGTCCTGTAGCATTTAACTTTCACTCAGAAGAGCGGAAAACTACGCAATGGAATTAAGTTCACCTAATGTTCGCCATCTATATCTTCAGAATTTTCTCCGTCATTGTTGTTGGTTTGACATGGTAAATCATAATAGCCGTAGAGGAGACATCCATTCTCATAACTTTAAATGCACTGACCTTTTTATAATAATGTTCAATCGTTCAATCAATTGTTTTCACTGTCGGCGTACTTATGAAATGTATATGTAGTTTGTCCTTTAAGTACACTTGCTTCTCACGCCATTACTTTGTGTATTTCCTCTTTGCATAATACAAAGTTAactcccttgcgagtaggttTCCATTGTGTCATTATTTTAAGGGCGCAATGCATGTCCTTTTCTCCTAAAAGTATGACGTCACGctcgcaaatacatgacgtcacaatcgatgcCTTCCCGAAAGTgatataactctgtaatatgcaaatacaaaataaagcTCGTCGAATTCTGATGAAGCAAATCTGATGACGTATTCCTCAGATGTACGTGGCCAGGTAATCAAACACGGCTAATAAAGGGCGAAAACTCTGCATCACGAGACCtagattaagaaaaaaaagttttttagactttcatatttacatatcattgtCATATCTACCCTTGGcggtatgtatttattttaacgTTAAACGTTGGTGACCAAATATAGAAATGGAAAATATGACGTTCATTAAATCACGATATAACAATGAATACCGTAATTAAACGTCTCTTCGCAGTGACTCGATTTGTCGTTTTCATGACCAATGACTTTTTATGGCGATTTGAATGCGCCATTAACATGTAAATTGGTCTTTAATTATAGTGGAGTTTTTTCGCAACAATCTCTTTTCTCGAATCCTTAACACCTGTAAAAGAAGtgaaaaataaattgcacaCGGAAATAAGTGAGGCTACAGTACCAACCTGAAAGAGTAGATAATGAAACAAAAGTTTAACAAAGATCAGCGAAATAAAATAAACtgatataattgatttttgttcaaaatgataCCGCATATATTTTATACTTCCAATTTATCAACAGAAAATCACATACATAAAAGACAACTGGACTCAGAAGTGCAAGAAGACACTGTTGGCATCCGTAAAGCATGGACCGACCAAGGCCGGCGAAGTAGATTATTGGGAGGAAACGAAACTAAAAATCCCAAGTCACATGCCAGCAGCACTGGCGAACTGCAAATACATTGAAGTGAAATACATATTGAAGGTAATTGTTTCTTTAAAATTACACTATTGTATCGAACATCTCCTTGTCTCAGTGAAAGTAAATAGCTGGTTACAAACTTCCTTAAACTGATCAATTGGCTGGCGACTTGCCGAAAAATATACCCGGtttattacatttaaattaCTATCATAACTTCCGCCATATTGAGTGGGTTTCGTCCTTTCGTAAAAGATGGATATGTGATTTATCATTAGGTGACCAAATGTAAACACCAATTAATAACGTTCTAGTGCACTATGTGAGGGGCCAATATGTAATAATCTTCTGAAAAAtgtctttcttttctttcagcTTGAAGCAGAAATGGCGTGGTCATTTCCGTCCAAACATACGCTTTTTAACGTTGTTCTTCCTACCGGGCACATCTCAGCGAAAGTGCCAGACGAAAATGAAGGAGAGgaggaaaaagaaaaagaagatgCGGATATTAAACTGATTGAACTTGAAGTTTAGCTACAGTATAGCTGGGTATTCTTCGCGGGATCATTTTTTCGCGATTTCGTTAGACATAgctatgatcgcgaaaatttgatccgcgaaatattgaaaaaaaatggtttaattaTATCTACCCTTAAATCCATATCGCTTACATATGATTTTCTCGGTTTTAGaacaaatcgcgaaaatttttgTCCGTGAAAATAACCGGCTCTACGGTATTAGGTTATCCAGCACCTTTGACGAACAAACTCTTTTTGTCTAAAATACTAATCTTTATAATCACTTCATTTGATAAATGACCTAACAACATTAAATTAGGGGTCACGTTGTGGTGACCTTTCGAATTGACCAATCATATTGCTGCTTCTAGAATATTAGAAGTGAATTTCagggggacgaaatagtttaaAAGAGCTCTCAGAATTATTTGAGTGTGTgaagtcatctcgcccaaataGCAGAAATGCaaatgtatactgggacgaatcgtcttttttaatttgatgtaGCATGTTGTAGGAAAACGATTTAATCTgaagtacatttagtataaagATCACCAAAACGTGGCCCCTAATGATATTCTGTAAGGATCTGCATTTTAAGTAGAttgcaatttttttaaatgaccgGTAGATTTTACATCCGTCAAAACCAAATTATCTTAGATGACGTCAAAGTTGTCAAGGAACATTATCATTGACTAATGATAAAGTCGCCACTGAGATATGTAAATGAAGATTCTCATTAAAATGACAAATCCTAGCCTAAGTTAAGAAAAAGTATAACATTTCATCACATccatataaaacaattaatgtCAACCGACTTCATTTCCCGGCGAAATAATGTTTTATCAACCATTACTATTCGTCGTACGAGTAATGAAAACTAAGGGTATTGTATtattgtgtctctttgtgatagcgAGATCAAGGACTTTCTTACTTTACCGTACTTATGTTGTCTGTAATCAAGATACAGAGTATGAAATATCGAcaaatttattctaaaaataGACAAGATATGGAATGGTAGTGATGCCATAATACATTCATCAGCCTTCACCAACAATACGCTTCTCCCGTCTTTATTGTGTTCTGTCGCAATTGATCTTGAATTACTTCAAGTCTAAATtgcacatatatgtatatatcttcaTTTAATCATAATGATTTTAATGCGTGTATTTTCATAGGCCTTCGTCatattataatgtttaaacttcaCACTGTCTCAAGTTGTTTATAAACGTTTTCAGAATGTTATAcaaatacattgatatacagGGACTTGTACGAGTTCCAAACcaatggttatatatatataaatatatatatgtattggttTACCagttaaatgtaaatgaaaatcaATCCTGATATCCAGTGGCTTcgtacgttttttttttttttttacttatatcaCTAATGTGATATGACCTGGATTAAGATTTTTCGGAAGTTAGGTTGTTGTAGCTATGTGAAAGCATTATTAGATaatgttataaatgttatattttatgaaacttgactctaagttttaattttttactcGCCAAGCCTCgcaaaaaaaaaccttcatcGACTCTTATCAAAgtaatctcatatgaaatgaacaatcATTCAAATTCCTATATTTATGTTACAATTAATTACGGATAAATGTTTAATGCCGGTATTTGTGTATTCAGTTATGTTCCTCCCAGTGTTGTTTGTGTCGATCATTTGCTTTAAAGTTGCTATACCGCTAACAATGGTATATTTTCTCTATGAAAAACAGGGGCAGACGtattagtaattttcttcagctgcaaaagttacttactttacaccattatcactattgaaagtttgagcttctcattttacttcaagatagaaatattaaaaataaataattacgtcccgaaaaaaaaatctgtggcactatatcctatatgaaatgaagtactggttGCGGATGTACCTAAAAgaataatgaattattttataacatttttttgttttacacgattaaacacaagttattattgaaatgataatcgtttatgctctgtggCTTTCGAGTATCTTTGAGTAATTATGATTTTTCCACATTTTTTCATAACATaatgtttcatgtttttgtGTGCTTGCATTCTTATGATAATTTCCCATGTACTTTTTACTTCTCAATGTcaattttattcattcattatgCAAATAAAGTGAAACAATGCTACCGTGACATttcttttcattatttcatcacaaatcaaatgaaaataaaattcgTTGAATGAAAACGAATaagaatgaaaatgaaaacaaatggaATGTATAGTCAAAGAGCTCTTAGACCATCAATTTTACTTTAATCCAAGATTGTTCATTACAACGCcttttgatgtcttcaaattctTCATACGGTAAAACATAAAACGATGGTTGGAGGaccaatatcaattaaaatgataaacttactattaaatacatgtacataattttgTATTCCTATATATCTCGCAAACATATTGTTTTATCttgtttgtataaatgataAGGTTTTCAATAATGCtatataaatcaatttactCAATGTAAAAGTTATTAAAAGCGGTTTTTTTCCGgctactccggctttcctccaccagtAAACCTAGCACATTCTTAAATTACCCATGGGTGCCAATAGGACTAGTGAAGCCCAATGTTGAAAGATGCAACTTTCTCTCAGATTTATTTAAATCCATAAGTATTACAGGATAATTGATAGACAGTTCATATGCTCGCTGCAAGCCACTTTATAAACATGTTAGTGGGGAATAAAAATTTAGCCGAAATACACGGAAATTCCTCCATGAAAATGTCTTATTTTACTAAAACATCAACCACAAGAGTGAATCTCATGGGTCATGCGGCGAATGTTTATTATTGTGGGGATGATGATTGATTTGACAGATAcctgaatttttattatttacatataagaTAGAATGCGAGTGAGTGATATGATCCTGAGATATAGACAGACAaagcaaaattttatttaaaattgcaTTCCAAATGACAATATTCCAAAATTGTTTCAGTTTACAATTCCATTAGAATAACAGGTAAATAGTTTTTAGTTTTATAATACTCACCTGATGAACAACCTGTATGAGAAACATACAGATTTGATATCATTAAAGCTACATGTGTCGTATTTTTCATACCCACAAATCaaaataagcttttaatatgtttatcatcaccaaaagttactaacattttgaaaattacagtactttcaatgctatgcttttaattttacaaatataaataaaagcaGAACATGATTTTTACCAAtgctgccaaaaatcattatatgtacatctatagcgaagcgaaatgagtacctacggtcagaccatgaagccatatattgttgtctacaatttcatttcacatttttacagtgttattagtaattgtaaagtgatttctgcaagatagttttcatataaacatatataaggcataaaaacaccaattttacagtacataatttctgtgttataactaaagtttataaggcatttgaagccatttgaatgattttaacGGCTTAATTCATCATACCTTATATGGTTTTAGATACAAATTAATGACGAAAAATTAATATGTCAAAaatttcgcccagttacggcacatataactttaagaaacGATATTAAAACGCACTTTATATGgagaaaattatttcaaactgGTACTTATATCATGTAAAATTCTCTCTGATGTGACGTATTCTGAAGGTTCAAACTTGAattgaataatttgattttatgcCTCCCTCATATTTTACCTTGCAATgcaatattttgagaaaaaaatacctaAGTACAACACTTTCGATTTTTATCTGAGTAGATTTATTATGTATACGATATATGTTCTATGACTGATATGTAATCAAAACAGGTAGTGTATAAGGATGTTTTCTCACttataccatcctcgatactcaaggggttccgatcacttacgatctcttcacccctggactatctcatagtaaaactggatgaaacataataaaaaatttagccctttgatgtacatcaaaagatcTGTATAACGGTATACTGGTCGGCAGTGTGACTTTGAAGtagggcgtcgctctctctatagtcttcaaaaaaaaatgcaggtctgtgattgagctgccttcaattttgctATGCGATAGAACA is a genomic window of Argopecten irradians isolate NY chromosome 10, Ai_NY, whole genome shotgun sequence containing:
- the LOC138333723 gene encoding arrestin domain-containing protein 17-like, producing the protein MKKQTENAQKSVQEPKTKVEKNDKDDEKEEEKEFNVFRSLIREGSMRLELTTLRKDGTFFAGDLVKCMMQMDLMKSISVKNFRVQLRGYIKTQWTDTVGPKKKLTYGVHKDILKLEEEIKCSKPSQDGSVSFGIGVYALNVKFNIPTDIMPSFESNRGFIRYYLSVRGIVDEKPIILFLQKIKIVVPIDLSKDPENMVPLRFIEHQDVVACCCSAGKLLGRLEIDRRAYIPGEHIEVKGMITNHTKKKMKFTKSSLTLKITYIKDNWTQKCKKTLLASVKHGPTKAGEVDYWEETKLKIPSHMPAALANCKYIEVKYILKLEAEMAWSFPSKHTLFNVVLPTGHISAKVPDENEGEEEKEKEDADIKLIELEV